TGTCCCACGATGTCTGGCGGCTCCAGATATGAGTACTTATGGGCCGATGGAGATCTGTAAGTCCAGGAAATGATATTCCGAAGAGCATAAACTAATGTAGCTACGATTTCAGATACAAAAAGCCAACCGCCCTCTCAGCCCAAAAGTACATTGAGCATTTAATGGACTGGATTGAGTCACAAATTAACAACGAAGCTGTTTTTCCAGTGTCCACGGGTAggaaataatatattttccttttaaaGAAAAAGTCTTTATACCTATTGTTTCGCCCTTTCCTAAATGTGTACCATTACTGCTTTCAGATGTTCCTTTTCCCAAAAACTTCTTGGCAATAAGTCGTAAAATTTTAACCCGTCTTTTTCGTGTTTTCGTCCACGTCTATATTCACCACTTCGATCGGATTGTAAGCATTGGAGCGGTGCGTATTACTAAATAGTTACTTTAATTGATTcaataaaatgttaaatgttttCACCGTTTTCAGGAAGCTCACGTGAATGCCTGCTACAAACATTTTTACTACTTTGTGCAAGAATTTGACATGATTTCGGCCAAGGAATTGGAACCCTTACAAGAAATGACATCTCGAATTTGCAAGGATAAGGATTGAAAGTAATTTGTACTAGATTGTGATGTAAATATGTATTGtttattacaaaataaataagcgAACACAAAGATTGGTGTCCTTTTCTTAATAactaaaattataattttagtttttcaaaatttttcttTGTTGGTATTATTTTCTTATCAAAATGGTATATTAGGGGTACTCCTCTGTTAAAAGCTGGTATAATAAAGTTCAATAGATTTGGTCGCACCGATGTAAACAGAGTTTTTCGCACTAAGtaaattaaattgctgatTTATAACCACTTTTTAGAGTATTGTACAAAATGGAGATGGTTGAACCGGATTCGCACTTGGTGGCCCTGAAAGGTAAATGCCAGATGCATTGCAAATTATGGCCAAAGTCTTGATGATTTCCTGTTTTCTTAGTTATGCGCTTGATGCGGCCCACTTTGGTGGGCCTTGGACCTGTGGTAACCTGCGAGCCTACGGATTTGGTGCAGAGATTTAGCAACTCCCAGGAGAGCGATGGAATGTCCGGTGCGTGTGCGGAGACCTTGGCGGCCGGCCAGGTGCTACTGCTGCCACAGTCCTTCGGCAGCATTTACCTGGGCGAAACATTCGCGAGCTACATCTGCGTCCACAACACCACCCCGAATCCGGTGGAATGCGTCACCGTCAAGGCGGATCTTCAGTCGAACACGTCACGCATTAATCTATCCATGCACGAGAACGCCAAGTCGCCAGTGGTATTGCCGCCGGGTGGAACCATTGACGATGTGATACGATACGAGGTAAAGGAAATCGGAACACACATGTAAGTAGCACAGGAAAGTTGGCAAAACAAGCTCGTTCGTCCACATAATCTAAGAATATCATTATATGTCCTGAATTCCTTCCAGTCTCGTCTGCGAAGTGAACTACTCGACTCCTGCGGGCTATGCTCAATCGTTGAGAAAGTTTTTCAAGTTCCAAGTGCTGAAGCCACTCGATGTGAAAACCAAGTTCTACAATGCGGAAATCGACGAAATCTACTTGGAGGCACAGATCCAAAACGTGACCACCAGTCCCTTCTGCCTGGAAAAGGTGGAGCTGGATGGCTCCGAGGACTACTCCGTCACACCACTGAATACACTGCCAAATGGGGAATCCGTATTCACGGTGAAGCACATGCTGCAGCCCAACAATAGTTGTCAGTTCCTCTATTGCATCAAGGTAAAATGCACTGAATTCTTATATCTATAACAAATTCATACAATTTCGTATCTTGCATGCAGCCCAAAGGAGATATTGCGAAGAACGTGGATACCCTACGGCAGTTTAATAATGTGGGAAAACTGGACATCGTCTGGAGGTCCAATCTGGGCGAGAAGGGCAGATTGCAAACTAGCCAGCTACAGCGATTGGTagttataaaaattgtaaataaaatagatCCCACATAATATTCTAATTTTTTAGCCATTCGAATGCAAAACGCTCCGCTTGGAAGTACTGGATGCGAAGAACACCATTAAAATCGGCACGATATTCACGTTCAATTGTCGCGTGACGAATACATCCGAGCATCCAATGAAACTGAATGTGCGACTGGCTGCTAAGTTTTCGCCTGATAGTCAATACACGGGCTGTGCTGATTTTATGCTGAATCTTCTGCAAAGTGGCGAATCTGCCGAGTTTCCATTGTCCGTGTGTCCATCCAAATTGGGCCTCGTGAAAATAACACCCTTGGTATTGACGAACACGCTCCAAAATGAGCAGTTCACCATTGAAAACGTCGTCgatgtttttgttgttaattCGGATTACGATAATGATACCACAACTCATCAGAATAAGTTAATTCGTTACGAAAGTGCTGCAAGCTGTTTGACCCAAAAGCAAGTTCAACTACAAGTTGTATAGAATTGAATAGAATAGAAAAATGTATACTTTAACTTTATGTTAATGTGGAATagattttataatttatgttgTTATTCTGTGAAAACGCTATACCTTAATAAGAAAAGTCGGAgcgataattttttttatgaaaatttCCTTAAGTATTGAGTGCATTATGGAATTCTGAATTTCATTGCATATTTTATATACTTTGTTGTACATAGATAGATCGATTTCGCTTTTCTTagcaaataacaaaaaaactaaataaataaataaacataccCACAATAGATTCAAAAAATACCCCatataatttaaatcaaatataattaaaaatttagaCCACATTTCTTATAGTAACACGGATTTTTTCGAACTTCTGCGCCGGTAACACTAGTCCACTTTTTAGATCATAACACTAGATCATAAAATGTTACGAAATGTGTGCACATTTTCCACGCATTTTGGAAAATGCATATTCCAAGCCCAGCAACCGATTCGCGGAATGGCGGGCCATTCCAAATGGGCCAATATCAAGCACACCAAAGCACTGAAGGATGGGGCCCGAGCGGCGCTATTTGCAAAAATTTCGAGGCAAATTCGAATGGCCATTCAGGAGGGAAACTCCGCGGATCCGGCAATTAACTCCCTTTTGCGGACGGAAATAGAAAGAGCCCTCAAGCAAAACATGCCCAGTGGCACCATACAAAACACCTTAAACAAATTCAAGGCCAGCAAAGTGCAACTTAAGAAGTACCGAATCGACATCAAGTACAAAAGAAACGTGTACCTCATATGCATTTTCTATACCGACAACTTTTCCGGCGTTAAAATGGATGCGACACCGATGATCAAAAAAGCCGGGTAATATCTccattttaatcattttgttgAATATAATTTACTTATGAGCTTTTTAGAGGCGAGTTCATGGATGTTGGAAACCTGTTTGAGGACTTTGGATTGATTGAAACTCGCTATGATACTGCGAAACTTCTAAATGAATCCAGTTTGGAGGATAAAGCCACCAATGATGCTATAGAGTTGGGCGCCGAAGAGATCGAAGTCGTTGACAATGCCGATGGCTCCGTCAATGTATGTGTTTGTTTTCatgtatattatataaatatt
This genomic stretch from Drosophila mauritiana strain mau12 chromosome 2L, ASM438214v1, whole genome shotgun sequence harbors:
- the LOC117135225 gene encoding MOB kinase activator-like 3, which gives rise to MALNGFLEFFQKGKTFRPKKPFASGTIRYSLHKQAQASLQSGINLRQVVRLPQGENLNDWLAVHVVDFFNRINLIYGTVSEFCNETTCPTMSGGSRYEYLWADGDLYKKPTALSAQKYIEHLMDWIESQINNEAVFPVSTDVPFPKNFLAISRKILTRLFRVFVHVYIHHFDRIVSIGAEAHVNACYKHFYYFVQEFDMISAKELEPLQEMTSRICKDKD
- the LOC117135221 gene encoding probable trafficking protein particle complex subunit 13 homolog — its product is MEMVEPDSHLVALKVMRLMRPTLVGLGPVVTCEPTDLVQRFSNSQESDGMSGACAETLAAGQVLLLPQSFGSIYLGETFASYICVHNTTPNPVECVTVKADLQSNTSRINLSMHENAKSPVVLPPGGTIDDVIRYEVKEIGTHILVCEVNYSTPAGYAQSLRKFFKFQVLKPLDVKTKFYNAEIDEIYLEAQIQNVTTSPFCLEKVELDGSEDYSVTPLNTLPNGESVFTVKHMLQPNNSCQFLYCIKPKGDIAKNVDTLRQFNNVGKLDIVWRSNLGEKGRLQTSQLQRLPFECKTLRLEVLDAKNTIKIGTIFTFNCRVTNTSEHPMKLNVRLAAKFSPDSQYTGCADFMLNLLQSGESAEFPLSVCPSKLGLVKITPLVLTNTLQNEQFTIENVVDVFVVNSDYDNDTTTHQNKLIRYESAASCLTQKQVQLQVV
- the LOC117135223 gene encoding probable transcriptional regulatory protein MYPU_6240 — translated: MLRNVCTFSTHFGKCIFQAQQPIRGMAGHSKWANIKHTKALKDGARAALFAKISRQIRMAIQEGNSADPAINSLLRTEIERALKQNMPSGTIQNTLNKFKASKVQLKKYRIDIKYKRNVYLICIFYTDNFSGVKMDATPMIKKAGGEFMDVGNLFEDFGLIETRYDTAKLLNESSLEDKATNDAIELGAEEIEVVDNADGSVNFLCNPLVLTSLSRNLEKAGYTVENSEHIFSPMNVVQLSPEELKAYDVFVEKLRNLPGLEDIYDNVEQT